A stretch of Brassica rapa cultivar Chiifu-401-42 chromosome A08, CAAS_Brap_v3.01, whole genome shotgun sequence DNA encodes these proteins:
- the LOC103836286 gene encoding F-box/LRR-repeat/kelch-repeat protein At1g09650, translated as MSKQECMSMEPLLYHDVVECIMEMLPVKSLLRFKAVSKQWQSTIESRYFQKSQLNHREQSRDRDVLMVCIHYLSLPLGTYDVGFGKDKFTGINKPVWLEATTCELFDFSTNTWRFITTASAPYWISSYYDPVYVDGKLHWFTQCKETKVLSLDLHTETFQVISNVPFANVVPYNNNIVMCNLDNRLSVSQKMMSEQVIWLFSSGNKTWNKLCSIDLELTSLQFDIHISIPLLPLALWERRKKKKLLLCPTDFGRTLVIHDLETKSYDAPFSAESIGYHVCYFQSLISIL; from the exons ATGTCTAAACAAGAATGCATGAGCATGGAACCGCTGTTGTACCACGACGTCGTAGAGTGCATCATGGAGATGCTTCCGGTGAAATCTCTACTAAGATTCAAGGCTGTATCAAAACAATGGCAATCAACAATAGAATCACGATACTTCCAAAAGAGTCAGTTAAATCATCGTGAGCAATCACGAGATCGAGATGTCCTCATGGTGTGCATACACTA TTTGTCTTTACCACTCGGAACCTATGATGTTGGTTTCGGTAAGGACAAGTTCACGGGCATAAACAAGCCTGTTTGGCTAGAAGCTACTACATGCGAACTTTTTGACTTTAGCACCAATACTTGGAGGTTTATTACCACTGCCTCTGCTCCTTATTGGATTAGTAGTTACTATGATCCTGTGTATGTAGATGGGAAACTTCATTGGTTTACTCAATGCAAAGAGACCAAAGTTCTATCTTTGGATCTTCACACCGAAACTTTTCAAGTCATATCTAACGTTCCATTTGCCAACGTAGTTCCTTACAATAACAATATTGTCATGTGCAACCTTGATAACCGCTTGTCCGTATCCCAGAAGATGATGTCCGAGCAAGTGATATGGTTGTTTAGTTCAGGCAACAAGACATGGAACAAACTGTGTTCCATAGATTTGGAGTTGACTTCTTTGCAGTTTGATATTCATATCTCAATCCCGTTATTGCCACTTGCACTTTgggagaggaggaagaagaagaagttgctGCTTTGTCCTACAGATTTTGGTAGAACACTGGTGATACATGATCTTGAAACAAAATCATATGATGCTCCTTTTTCTGCTGAATCCATTGGATATCATGTTTGTTATTTCCAGAGTCTAAtctctattttataa
- the LOC103836073 gene encoding probable pectate lyase 3, whose protein sequence is MTAAVLNIGGYLFVFCLSLLATLTPHVGANVAVFDNYWLQRQGDALKQTIASFDPNPLNVTDHLNYHVALAVDATESTNSTRRELSQVRNGRKLKRSGKCVAYNPIDRCWRCNGDWEKNRKKLADCVLGFGRRTTGGKDGPIYVVNDASDDDLINPKPGTLRHAVTRDGPLWIIFGSSMIINLQQELIITSDKTIDGRGARVYIMEGAGLTLQFVNNVIIHNIYVKHVVPKSGGLIRDSEQHIGLRTVSDGDGISLFGATNVWIDHVSMTRCSDGMIDAILGSTAITISNSHFTDHEEVMLFGANDKHVIDKKMQITVAFNHFGKRLDQRMPRCRFGTIHVVNNDYTHWEMYAIGGNMNPTIISQGNRFIAPPNEQAKQITKREYTPYVNWKMWNWQSEGDYFLNGAYFVQSGKQNAWSPKPINPVPKKFAIRPQPGTMVRKLTMDAGALGCKPGTPC, encoded by the exons ATGACAGCAGCGGTTTTGAATATTGGCGGCTACCTTTTTGTCTTCTGCTTGTCGTTATTAGCAACATTGACTCCACACGTTGGAGCCAATGTTGCTGTCTTCGACAATTACTGGTTACAACGTCAAGGCGATGCGTTGAAACAAACCATTGCCTCTTTCGATCCTAATCCTCTTAACGTCACCGACCATTTGAATTACCATGTCGCTTT AGCCGTGGACGCCACGGAATCAACCAACAGCACAAGGAGAGAGCTCTCACAGGTGAGAAATGGTCGGAAACTAAAGAGAAGCGGAAAATGCGTAGCGTACAACCCTATAGACAGATGCTGGCGATGCAACGGTGACTGGGAGAAGAACCGTAAGAAACTAGCGGATTGTGTACTCGGGTTCGGCAGGAGAACCACCGGAGGCAAAGACGGACCTATCTACGTCGTCAACGACGCCTCCGATGACGATCTTATCAACCCTAAGCCAGGAACGTTAAGGCACGCGGTGACAAGAGACGGACCGCTTTGGATCATATTCGGAAGCAGCATGATCATAAACTTGCAACAAGAACTGATCATAACGAGCGATAAAACAATAGATGGACGTGGAGCTAGGGTTTACATCATGGAAGGAGCTGGATTAACGCTGCAGTTTGTGAACAATGTGATCATACACAATATTTATGTCAAGCACGTTGTTCCTAAGAGCGGTGGTTTGATCAGAGACTCTGAGCAGCATATAGGGCTTAGGACGGTAAGCGATGGTGATGGAATCAGTTTGTTTGGTGCAACGAATGTTTGGATCGATCATGTCTCGATGACTAGATGTTCAGATGGTATGATTGATGCGATTCTTGGCTCCACTGCTATAACTATTTCCAACAGCCATTTCACCGACCATGAAgag GTGATGCTATTTGGGGCCAATGACAAGCACGTGATCGACAAGAAAATGCAGATAACGGTTGCGTTCAACCACTTTGGTAAGAGACTGGATCAAAGGATGCCTCGTTGCAGATTCGGAACGATCCATGTGGTGAACAATGACTACACACATTGGGAGATGTACGCAATTGGTGGAAACATGAACCCTACAATCATTAGCCAAGGCAACCGTTTCATTGCTCCTCCTAACGAACAAGCCAAACAGATTACAAAGAGAGAGTACACACCTTACGTTAACTGGAAAATGTGGAACTGGCAATCAGAAGGAGATTACTTCTTGAATGGAGCTTACTTTGTGCAATCCGGAAAACAAAATGCATGGAGCCCTAAACCGATTAACCCTGTCCCGAAAAAGTTTGCCATACGACCTCAACCGGGAACTATGGTCCGTAAACTCACCATGGACGCAGGAGCACTTGGCTGCAAGCCGGGTACACCCTGCTGA